The proteins below come from a single Alkalispirillum mobile genomic window:
- the ffh gene encoding signal recognition particle protein yields MFDNLSGRLSEAMNRLRGKGRLTEDNIKDTLREVRMALLEADVALPVVREFIAQVRERAMGAEVMKSLTPGQALIKIVKDELVQVMGEENDALDLAAKPPAVVLLAGLQGSGKTTSTAKLARYLVEREKKKVLVVSCDIYRPAAIEQLRTLAGEVGVEWFPSEAKQDPEKIAKAALDHARKQFFDVLLVDTAGRLHIDQDLMDEVQRLHKALDPVETLFVVDSMTGQDAANTARAFHDALPLTGVVLTKTDGDARGGAALSIRHITGKPIKFLGVGEKTSALEPFHPERVASRILGMGDVLSLVEEVERKVDRSEAEKLSKKLKKGKGFDLEDFKSQMEQVNKLGGIGGLMDKMPGMGNMSEQIKGKMDDKQVRRLVAIINSMTPDERRRPEVINGSRKRRIAQGSGTQVQEVNRLLKQFKQMQKMMKQMKKKGGMQKMMRQLGGGGGGGQLPPGMGGF; encoded by the coding sequence ATGTTCGACAACCTCAGTGGACGCCTGTCAGAAGCCATGAACCGCCTGCGCGGCAAGGGGCGGCTGACCGAGGACAACATCAAGGACACGCTGCGCGAAGTGCGCATGGCCCTGCTTGAGGCCGACGTCGCGCTGCCGGTGGTGCGCGAGTTTATTGCCCAGGTCCGCGAGCGGGCCATGGGCGCCGAGGTAATGAAGAGCCTTACCCCCGGCCAGGCGCTGATCAAGATCGTCAAGGACGAGCTGGTCCAGGTGATGGGCGAGGAGAATGACGCCCTGGACCTGGCCGCCAAGCCACCGGCGGTGGTCCTGTTGGCCGGCCTGCAGGGCTCGGGTAAAACCACCAGCACCGCCAAGCTGGCCCGCTACCTGGTGGAGCGCGAGAAGAAAAAGGTTCTGGTCGTAAGCTGTGACATCTACCGGCCCGCCGCCATCGAGCAGCTGCGCACCCTCGCCGGCGAGGTGGGCGTGGAGTGGTTCCCCAGCGAGGCAAAGCAGGACCCGGAGAAGATCGCCAAGGCCGCGCTGGACCACGCCCGCAAGCAATTCTTTGATGTGCTGCTGGTGGACACGGCCGGGCGCCTGCACATCGACCAGGACCTGATGGACGAGGTCCAGCGGCTGCACAAGGCGCTCGACCCGGTGGAAACGCTGTTCGTGGTGGACAGCATGACCGGTCAGGACGCGGCGAACACGGCCCGGGCCTTCCACGACGCCCTGCCGCTCACTGGCGTGGTGCTGACCAAGACCGATGGTGATGCCCGCGGCGGTGCGGCGCTTTCCATCCGTCATATCACCGGCAAGCCGATCAAGTTCCTGGGCGTGGGTGAGAAGACCTCCGCCCTGGAGCCCTTCCACCCGGAGCGGGTCGCCTCCCGGATCCTCGGCATGGGCGACGTGCTCTCGCTGGTCGAGGAGGTGGAGCGCAAGGTTGATCGCAGCGAGGCGGAGAAGCTCAGCAAAAAGCTCAAGAAGGGCAAGGGATTCGACCTGGAGGACTTCAAGTCCCAGATGGAGCAGGTCAACAAGCTCGGCGGCATCGGTGGGCTGATGGACAAGATGCCCGGGATGGGCAACATGTCCGAGCAGATCAAGGGCAAGATGGACGACAAGCAGGTCCGCCGCCTGGTCGCCATCATCAACTCCATGACCCCCGATGAGCGTCGCCGCCCGGAGGTCATCAACGGCTCGCGCAAGCGCCGCATCGCCCAGGGCTCCGGCACCCAGGTGCAGGAGGTCAACCGTCTGCTCAAGCAATTCAAGCAGATGCAGAAGATGATGAAGCAGATGAAGAAAAAGGGCGGCATGCAGAAGATGATGCGCCAGCTTGGCGGAGGCGGCGGCGGTGGGCAGCTGCCACCGGGCATGGGGGGCTTCTAG